In Armatimonadota bacterium, the DNA window CGCGTTGAGCACCCCGTAGTCGCCGCAGCCGGGGCACCACTGGATGCGGTGCCGGGGAACGGCGTTCTCCTCCCAGACCTTGCTGGCAGACGCGCGGGCAGCCGGCTGCACGCTCACGGCTCACTCCCCCTCGTGGGCCTCCACGGGCACGGGCAGCGCTTCGGCCACGCGGACCTCCCCAATCCCCTGGCGCACGATCTGGTGCACGCCGCGGACGATGTCGGAGACGTAGAACACCCGCCCGTTGTACTTGAGGATACGGCGGGTGGGCAGGAGGCAGCGCTCCTGGATCAGGTCGGCCAGCTGCCCGGAGTAGTTCTGCTCGCAGACAATCAGCACGCTCGCCGCCTGCAGCACCGGCTTGACCAGGTGGGTGGGGAACGGCCAGAGGTGGGTGATCTGCACCACCGCCACCTCCAGCCCCTCGGCGCGCAGTCGCTCCCGCGCCTCCAGCAGCACCGGCTTGGTGGACCCCCATCCCACCAGCACCGGCCGTCCCGCCGGATCACCGTACACCTGCGGCCCCCGGGCGTCCTCCCGCAGGTAGGTCTCCATCTTGCGCATCCGTTTCTCCATCATGGCCTGGCGCCTGGGCGGGTCGGTGGTGACGAAGCCAGACTCGTCGTGCTCGGTGCCGCTCATCTTGAAGACCGCGCCGGGCGTGCCGGGGAAGATGCGCGGGGAGATGCCGGACTCGGTGAGGCGGAAGCGGCGGAAGCCGTCGCGCCGCAGGTCCTCCTCTGTGAGCACGCCCTCCCGGACGATGCGCACGGTCTCCCGGAAGAGGCTCTGAGGGACGCTTTTTCGCACCTCGGCCAGGGTCAGGTCGGTGAGGAAGAAGACCGGACACTGATACTTGTCCGCCAGGTGGAAGGCATCCATGATCAGCGTGTAGCACTCCTCCAGGGTCGAGGGCGCCAGGACGATGCGCGGGATCTCCCCGTGGCCTGCGCTGATGGCCATGCGCAGGTCTGCCTGTTCGGTCTTGGTAGGCATGCCGGTGGACGGCCCCGCCCGCTGGGAATCCACCACCACGATGGGGATCTCCGCAGCCCCGGCCAGGCCGAACTCCTCCACCTTCAGGGAGATGCCCGGCCCCGAGCTGCCCACCATGGCCCGGGCGCCGGCCAGACTGGCCCCCAGGGCGGCGCGGATCGACTCCCGCTCGTTCTGCCCCTGCAGCGACCGGCCCCCGTAGGCGGGAAGGTACCGGTCCATGAACTCCAGCAGCGGGGAGGCGGGAGTGATGGGGTAGCCGGCGTAGAAGCGGCAGCCTGCCTGGATGGCGCCCACGCCCAGGGCGTCCGTCCCGGAGAGGAACAGGAGCGGCTCGCTAGTGGACCGCGGCTCCAGCCGGTAGCCGACACTAGGCCAGCCGCGCTCCCGCAGCACCTCCTCCACCACGGCC includes these proteins:
- a CDS encoding 2-oxoacid:acceptor oxidoreductase subunit alpha, encoding MAGRLKVLVGGVQLRDGVGTVVDVVGRIATRAGLHVLANERNYASTIYGAHQFDPLLICEEPPLSHGDDQVDILVALEFDSNPDAPQQPNRDTILRHGAHLRDGGVLLYDASTGTVPTEALEARGVRVFPLPARHIALRELKREVVKNMVVVGALFRLLEFDMDQHYLRALLEERFARKAQDLVDLNLRAALRGRAVVEEVLRERGWPSVGYRLEPRSTSEPLLFLSGTDALGVGAIQAGCRFYAGYPITPASPLLEFMDRYLPAYGGRSLQGQNERESIRAALGASLAGARAMVGSSGPGISLKVEEFGLAGAAEIPIVVVDSQRAGPSTGMPTKTEQADLRMAISAGHGEIPRIVLAPSTLEECYTLIMDAFHLADKYQCPVFFLTDLTLAEVRKSVPQSLFRETVRIVREGVLTEEDLRRDGFRRFRLTESGISPRIFPGTPGAVFKMSGTEHDESGFVTTDPPRRQAMMEKRMRKMETYLREDARGPQVYGDPAGRPVLVGWGSTKPVLLEARERLRAEGLEVAVVQITHLWPFPTHLVKPVLQAASVLIVCEQNYSGQLADLIQERCLLPTRRILKYNGRVFYVSDIVRGVHQIVRQGIGEVRVAEALPVPVEAHEGE